In Elaeis guineensis isolate ETL-2024a chromosome 1, EG11, whole genome shotgun sequence, a genomic segment contains:
- the LOC105038328 gene encoding PH, RCC1 and FYVE domains-containing protein 1 isoform X1 has product MADLFGNGSSGRDIDKVLVALKKGTQLLKYGRKGKPKFYPFRLSNDESSLIWSSSGGERSLRLASVSNIIPGQRTPVFQRHLRPEKDYLSFSLIYNNGKRSLDLICKDKVEAEVWLAGLTALISSGQRGRSKIDGWSDGGLCLDDAKDLISNSPSDSSIGTIVDISSPDSNLNTSTLSSSSESLACLERSDVTSMQAKVATSDVFRVSVSSAPSTSSHGSAQDDCDALGDVYVWGEVICDYSARAGADRNISSFSGGTDILLPKPLESNLVLDVHHVACGVRHAALVTKQGEVFTWGEESGGRLGRGVGTDVIHPRLVESLAACNADFVACGEFHTCAVSVSGELYTWGDGAHNVGLLGHGTDVSHWIPKRVSGPLEGLKVAYVTCGTWHTALITSTGRLFTFGDGTFGVLGHGNRESVSYPKEVESLMGLKTIAVACGVWHTAAVVEVIVAQSSASASSGKLFTWGDGDKYRLGHGDKEPRLKPTCVASLIDYNFHKLACGHSLTIGLTTSGHVFTMGSTVYGQLGTQSDGKLPCLVEDKLVGESVGEVSCGSYHVAVLTTRSEVYTWGKGANGRLGHGDLEDRKTPTLVEALKDRAVKHIACGANFTAVICQHKWVSGAEQSQCSACRQAFGFTRKRHNCYNCGLVHCHACSSRKALGAALSPNPAKPYRVCDSCYVKLSKVLESGGTNNKRNVVPRLSGESKDRFDKADLKSSKNLLPSNLDLIKSLDIKAAKHGKRTDNLSLIRAPQVNSLLQLKYIALAGAADLHRAVPKAVRTSAVQSVNHSRAVSPFSRKPSPPRSATPVPTTSGLSSSKSIADSLKKTNELLSQEVQKLRAQVETLRQRCELQEFELQKSAKKAQEAMALAAEESAKSRAAKEVIKALTAQLKDMAERLPLGAYENEIRPVYLPNGIEPHAIHYSSLNGEHQPRNDGSNGPNIPPPMSIHSAVMNGSSDQNHPPTDIQEVNKMSTQFQNHRAVNLSEAEEHLNTESHGNEEMPMPSGRVENIDSKDTEPPQNGENGSKSQSPMPSGIQVEAEWIEQYEPGVYITLMALRDGTRDLKRVRFSRRRFKEHQAEAWWSENREKVYERYNVRGSDRASSAASIQSARRSEEEFMPASKV; this is encoded by the exons GATGAATCGTCATTGATTTGGTCATCAAGTGGTGGAGAAAGAAGTTTGAGATTAGCATCTGTTTCAAACATCATTCCTGGCCAAAGAACT CCCGTTTTCCAACGGCATCTGCGCCCAGAGAAGGACTACCTGTCCTTTTCCCTGATATATAACAATGGAAAACGGTCTCTTGATCTG ATTTGCAAGGACAAAGTTGAGGCAGAGGTGTGGTTGGCAGGACTTACAGCATTGATTTCATCAGGTCAACGTGGACGCTCAAAAATTGATGGATGGAGTGATGGTGGACTCTGCCTTGAT GATGCAAAGGACTTAATATCCAATAGTCCAAGTGACAGCTCCATTGGCACCATAGTGGATATTAGCTCTCCAGACAGCAATCTAAACACAAGTACTTTATCTTCATCATCTGAAAGTTTGGCATGCTTAGAAAGATCAGATGTAACAAGTATGCAAGCAAAAGTGGCTACTTCAGATGTTTTTAGGGTCAGTGTTTCTAGTGCCCCTAGCACATCCAGTCACGGATCTGCACAAGATGACTGTGATGCCTTAGGGGATGTGTATGTATGGGGTGAGGTCATCTGTGATTATTCTGCAAGAGCTGGTGCTGATAGAAACATTAGTTCTTTTAGTGGCGGAACGGATATCCTTCTACCTAAGCCTTTGGAATCCAATTTAGTTTTGGATGTTCACCATGTTGCCTGTGGTGTCAGGCATGCTGCTCTTGTTACAAAACAGGGAGAGGTCTTTACATGGGGTGAGGAATCTGGAGGGCGCCTTGGCCGTGGTGTTGGAACAGATGTTATCCACCCTCGTCTTGTTGAATCTTTAGCAGCCTGTAATGCAGATTTTGTTGCTTGTGGGGAGTTCCATACTTGTGCTGTATCTGTGTCTGGCGAACTTTATACTTGGGGTGATGGTGCTCATAATGTAGGGCTTCTTGGTCATGGTACTGATGTCAGTCACTGGATACCCAAGAGAGTTTCAGGACCATTGGAAGGGCTTAAAGTTGCTTATGTTACTTGTGGCACCTGGCATACAGCCTTGATAACTTCCACTGGGCGATTATTCACATTTGGTGATGGAACATTTGGTGTATTAGGACATGGAAACAGAGAGAGTGTTTCATATCCAAAGGAGGTAGAATCTTTGATGGGTTTGAAGACAATTGCTGTTGCATGCGGCGTTTGGCATACTGCAGCCGTGGTAGAGGTTATAGTTGCTCAATCTAGTGCCAGTGCATCATCTGGAAAATTGTTCACTTGGGGTGATGGTGACAAGTATCGTCTTGGTCATGGTGATAAGGAGCCACGACTTAAACCCACTTGTGTGGCTTCATTGATTGACTACAATTTTCACAAGCTAGCTTGTGGTCATAGTCTTACAATTGGCCTGACAACTTCAGGACATGTTTTCACCATGGGAAGTACTGTTTATGGTCAACTTGGCACTCAATCTGATGGGAAGCTACCATGCTTAGTTGAAGATAAGCTTGTTGGTGAATCTGTGGGAGAGGTTTCTTGTGGTTCATACCATGTTGCAGTTTTAACCACCAGGAGTGAAGTTTACACATGGGGAAAAGGAGCCAATGGAAGACTCGGCCATGGAGACCTTGAAGATCGGAAAACACCTACACTAGTTGAAGCTTTGAAGGACAGAGCCGTTAAACACATAGCCTGTGGTGCAAACTTCACGGCTGTCATATGTCAACATAAATGGGTATCCGGTGCAGAGCAGTCTCAGTGTTCAGCCTGCAGACAAGCATTTGGATTTACCCGAAAGAGGCACAATTGCTATAACTGTGGTCTTGTGCACTGCCATGCATGCAGTTCAAGAAAAGCTTTGGGAGCAGCATTGTCTCCTAATCCTGCAAAACCTTACCGTGTTTGTGACTCCTGTTACGTGAAATTGAGCAAAGTGTTGGAATCTGGTGGAACTAATAACAAGAGAAATGTTGTGCCCCGCCTCTCAGGAGAAAGCAAAGATAGATTTGACAAAGCAGATCTGAAATCATCAAAGAATCTGTTGCCTAGTAACCTGGATTTGATTAAAAGTCTGGATATCAAGGCAGCTAAACATGGTAAGAGGACTGACAACTTGTCTTTGATTCGGGCGCCTCAAGTTAATTCATTGTTACAGTTAAAATATATCGCTTTAGCTGGTGCAGCTGATTTGCACCGAGCAGTTCCAAAAGCAGTTCGTACATCAGCGGTTCAATCCGTAAATCATTCCAGGGCTGTTTCACCTTTCTCTAGAAAACCTAGCCCTCCACGTTCTGCAACACCTGTTCCTACAACTTCTGGCCTTTCTTCCTCCAAAAGCATTGCTGACAGTCTGAAAAAGACAAATGAGCTCTTGAGTCAAGAAGTTCAGAAACTGCGTGCTCAG GTTGAAACTCTGAGACAGCGCTGTGAACTTCAAGAATTTGAGTTGCAGAAATCAGCAAAGAAAGCTCAGGAAGCCATGGCACTGGCTGCAGAGGAATCTGCAAAATCTAGAGCTGCAAAGGAAGTTATAAAAGCACTAACAGCACAG CTTAAAGATATGGCGGAGAGATTGCCCCTTGGTGCCTATGAAAATGAGATACGGCCAGTATATCTGCCAAATGGCATTGAGCCACATGCTATTCACTACTCCAGTCTGAATGGGGAGCACCAGCCAAGAAACGATGGAAGCAATGGTCCAAACATACCTCCACCCATGAGTATTCACTCTGCTGTTATGAATGGAAGTTCAGACCAAAATCACCCACCAACTGATATTCAGGAAGTTAATAAAATGAGTACACAATTTCAAAATCATAGGGCTGTAAATCTGAGTGAAGCAGAAGAGCATTTGAATACAGAAAGCCATGGTAATGAAGAAATGCCAATGCCAAGTGGTAGAGTGGAGAACATTGATAGCAAGGATACTGAGCCCCCTCAAAATGGCGAGAATGGTTCTAAGTCTCAAAGCCCCATGCCATCTGGCATTCAAGTCGAGGCAGAATGGATAGAACAGTATGAACCTGGTGTTTATATAACTCTCATGGCCCTTCGTGATGGAACTCGAGATTTGAAGAGGGTGCGATTCAG TCGTAGAAGATTTAAAGAGCATCAAGCAGAAGCCTGGTGGTCTGAGAACCGTGAAAAAGTGTATGAAAGGTACAATGTTCGTGGGTCGGATAGGGCTTCATCAGCAGCTTCCATCCAATCTGCACGTAGATCAGAAGAAGAGTTCATGCCAGCTTCCAAAGTTTAG
- the LOC105038328 gene encoding PH, RCC1 and FYVE domains-containing protein 1 isoform X2: MADLFGNGSSGRDIDKVLVALKKGTQLLKYGRKGKPKFYPFRLSNDESSLIWSSSGGERSLRLASVSNIIPGQRTPVFQRHLRPEKDYLSFSLIYNNGKRSLDLICKDKVEAEVWLAGLTALISSGQRGRSKIDGWSDGGLCLDDAKDLISNSPSDSSIGTIVDISSPDSNLNTSTLSSSSESLACLERSDVTSMQAKVATSDVFRVSVSSAPSTSSHGSAQDDCDALGDVYVWGEVICDYSARAGADRNISSFSGGTDILLPKPLESNLVLDVHHVACGVRHAALVTKQGEVFTWGEESGGRLGRGVGTDVIHPRLVESLAACNADFVACGEFHTCAVSVSGELYTWGDGAHNVGLLGHGTDVSHWIPKRVSGPLEGLKVAYVTCGTWHTALITSTGRLFTFGDGTFGVLGHGNRESVSYPKEVESLMGLKTIAVACGVWHTAAVVEVIVAQSSASASSGKLFTWGDGDKYRLGHGDKEPRLKPTCVASLIDYNFHKLACGHSLTIGLTTSGHVFTMGSTVYGQLGTQSDGKLPCLVEDKLVGESVGEVSCGSYHVAVLTTRSEVYTWGKGANGRLGHGDLEDRKTPTLVEALKDRAVKHIACGANFTAVICQHKWVSGAEQSQCSACRQAFGFTRKRHNCYNCGLVHCHACSSRKALGAALSPNPAKPYRVCDSCYVKLSKVLESGGTNNKRNVVPRLSGESKDRFDKADLKSSKNLLPSNLDLIKSLDIKAAKHGKRTDNLSLIRAPQVNSLLQLKYIALAGAADLHRAVPKAVRTSAVQSVNHSRAVSPFSRKPSPPRSATPVPTTSGLSSSKSIADSLKKTNELLSQEVQKLRAQVETLRQRCELQEFELQKSAKKAQEAMALAAEESAKSRAAKEVIKALTAQLKDMAERLPLGAYENEIRPVYLPNGIEPHAIHYSSLNGEHQPRNDGSNGPNIPPPMSIHSAVMNGSSDQNHPPTDIQEVNKMSTQFQNHRAVNLSEAEEHLNTESHGNEEMPMPSGRVENIDSKDTEPPQNGENGSKSQSPMPSGIQVEAEWIEQYEPGVYITLMALRDGTRDLKRVRFRCCYVLIIPVPMGLPHFCAHLS, translated from the exons GATGAATCGTCATTGATTTGGTCATCAAGTGGTGGAGAAAGAAGTTTGAGATTAGCATCTGTTTCAAACATCATTCCTGGCCAAAGAACT CCCGTTTTCCAACGGCATCTGCGCCCAGAGAAGGACTACCTGTCCTTTTCCCTGATATATAACAATGGAAAACGGTCTCTTGATCTG ATTTGCAAGGACAAAGTTGAGGCAGAGGTGTGGTTGGCAGGACTTACAGCATTGATTTCATCAGGTCAACGTGGACGCTCAAAAATTGATGGATGGAGTGATGGTGGACTCTGCCTTGAT GATGCAAAGGACTTAATATCCAATAGTCCAAGTGACAGCTCCATTGGCACCATAGTGGATATTAGCTCTCCAGACAGCAATCTAAACACAAGTACTTTATCTTCATCATCTGAAAGTTTGGCATGCTTAGAAAGATCAGATGTAACAAGTATGCAAGCAAAAGTGGCTACTTCAGATGTTTTTAGGGTCAGTGTTTCTAGTGCCCCTAGCACATCCAGTCACGGATCTGCACAAGATGACTGTGATGCCTTAGGGGATGTGTATGTATGGGGTGAGGTCATCTGTGATTATTCTGCAAGAGCTGGTGCTGATAGAAACATTAGTTCTTTTAGTGGCGGAACGGATATCCTTCTACCTAAGCCTTTGGAATCCAATTTAGTTTTGGATGTTCACCATGTTGCCTGTGGTGTCAGGCATGCTGCTCTTGTTACAAAACAGGGAGAGGTCTTTACATGGGGTGAGGAATCTGGAGGGCGCCTTGGCCGTGGTGTTGGAACAGATGTTATCCACCCTCGTCTTGTTGAATCTTTAGCAGCCTGTAATGCAGATTTTGTTGCTTGTGGGGAGTTCCATACTTGTGCTGTATCTGTGTCTGGCGAACTTTATACTTGGGGTGATGGTGCTCATAATGTAGGGCTTCTTGGTCATGGTACTGATGTCAGTCACTGGATACCCAAGAGAGTTTCAGGACCATTGGAAGGGCTTAAAGTTGCTTATGTTACTTGTGGCACCTGGCATACAGCCTTGATAACTTCCACTGGGCGATTATTCACATTTGGTGATGGAACATTTGGTGTATTAGGACATGGAAACAGAGAGAGTGTTTCATATCCAAAGGAGGTAGAATCTTTGATGGGTTTGAAGACAATTGCTGTTGCATGCGGCGTTTGGCATACTGCAGCCGTGGTAGAGGTTATAGTTGCTCAATCTAGTGCCAGTGCATCATCTGGAAAATTGTTCACTTGGGGTGATGGTGACAAGTATCGTCTTGGTCATGGTGATAAGGAGCCACGACTTAAACCCACTTGTGTGGCTTCATTGATTGACTACAATTTTCACAAGCTAGCTTGTGGTCATAGTCTTACAATTGGCCTGACAACTTCAGGACATGTTTTCACCATGGGAAGTACTGTTTATGGTCAACTTGGCACTCAATCTGATGGGAAGCTACCATGCTTAGTTGAAGATAAGCTTGTTGGTGAATCTGTGGGAGAGGTTTCTTGTGGTTCATACCATGTTGCAGTTTTAACCACCAGGAGTGAAGTTTACACATGGGGAAAAGGAGCCAATGGAAGACTCGGCCATGGAGACCTTGAAGATCGGAAAACACCTACACTAGTTGAAGCTTTGAAGGACAGAGCCGTTAAACACATAGCCTGTGGTGCAAACTTCACGGCTGTCATATGTCAACATAAATGGGTATCCGGTGCAGAGCAGTCTCAGTGTTCAGCCTGCAGACAAGCATTTGGATTTACCCGAAAGAGGCACAATTGCTATAACTGTGGTCTTGTGCACTGCCATGCATGCAGTTCAAGAAAAGCTTTGGGAGCAGCATTGTCTCCTAATCCTGCAAAACCTTACCGTGTTTGTGACTCCTGTTACGTGAAATTGAGCAAAGTGTTGGAATCTGGTGGAACTAATAACAAGAGAAATGTTGTGCCCCGCCTCTCAGGAGAAAGCAAAGATAGATTTGACAAAGCAGATCTGAAATCATCAAAGAATCTGTTGCCTAGTAACCTGGATTTGATTAAAAGTCTGGATATCAAGGCAGCTAAACATGGTAAGAGGACTGACAACTTGTCTTTGATTCGGGCGCCTCAAGTTAATTCATTGTTACAGTTAAAATATATCGCTTTAGCTGGTGCAGCTGATTTGCACCGAGCAGTTCCAAAAGCAGTTCGTACATCAGCGGTTCAATCCGTAAATCATTCCAGGGCTGTTTCACCTTTCTCTAGAAAACCTAGCCCTCCACGTTCTGCAACACCTGTTCCTACAACTTCTGGCCTTTCTTCCTCCAAAAGCATTGCTGACAGTCTGAAAAAGACAAATGAGCTCTTGAGTCAAGAAGTTCAGAAACTGCGTGCTCAG GTTGAAACTCTGAGACAGCGCTGTGAACTTCAAGAATTTGAGTTGCAGAAATCAGCAAAGAAAGCTCAGGAAGCCATGGCACTGGCTGCAGAGGAATCTGCAAAATCTAGAGCTGCAAAGGAAGTTATAAAAGCACTAACAGCACAG CTTAAAGATATGGCGGAGAGATTGCCCCTTGGTGCCTATGAAAATGAGATACGGCCAGTATATCTGCCAAATGGCATTGAGCCACATGCTATTCACTACTCCAGTCTGAATGGGGAGCACCAGCCAAGAAACGATGGAAGCAATGGTCCAAACATACCTCCACCCATGAGTATTCACTCTGCTGTTATGAATGGAAGTTCAGACCAAAATCACCCACCAACTGATATTCAGGAAGTTAATAAAATGAGTACACAATTTCAAAATCATAGGGCTGTAAATCTGAGTGAAGCAGAAGAGCATTTGAATACAGAAAGCCATGGTAATGAAGAAATGCCAATGCCAAGTGGTAGAGTGGAGAACATTGATAGCAAGGATACTGAGCCCCCTCAAAATGGCGAGAATGGTTCTAAGTCTCAAAGCCCCATGCCATCTGGCATTCAAGTCGAGGCAGAATGGATAGAACAGTATGAACCTGGTGTTTATATAACTCTCATGGCCCTTCGTGATGGAACTCGAGATTTGAAGAGGGTGCGATTCAG GTGCTGCTACGTGTTAATCATTCCAGTTCCAATGGGTTTACCACATTTTTGTGCTCATCTCAGTTGA
- the LOC105038448 gene encoding LOW QUALITY PROTEIN: probable serine/threonine-protein kinase WNK6 (The sequence of the model RefSeq protein was modified relative to this genomic sequence to represent the inferred CDS: inserted 2 bases in 1 codon; deleted 5 bases in 3 codons; substituted 1 base at 1 genomic stop codon): MLPFLTCSIFMRYFLITPPLFLPLPVVLQFEVSFLFITFSFLMFCSCRVTFVQDENLVHQCLGAFFLSNWKAAKAAWVTRNYGLGPQTGKLKDVSQYSRILGFGSVRLIYKGFDEINGIEVAWSXVRIDDFPHSLESLERLYSKVNILKSLKHENIMKFYTLWVDDKKKTNNIITELFTSGNLRQYRQKHRKADVKAVKGWARQILMGLNYLHNQNRPIIHRDLKCDNIFINGNHGEVKIVDLGLATVMQRSNARSVIGTPEFMAPELYEEDYNELVDKYSFGMCMLEMVTFEYPYSECSNSAQKYKKVSSGIKPAALSKVKDTEVKAFIEKYLVPASQQLPARDPLKDPFLFLDVSNGNQGNHSLHLLDSGKIKTRLVASEDHCVQSKESKSSIQQMQFDMDGVDDDNEPALVTVIETSDGKGSHLLTLEVRKKRKDDGDLRLKGERKETGSVSLNLWIANWEGSAKKVDFLFYLDGDTSLSLAGEMVEQLELTQKDVKFIAGLIDSLIINLIPVWKPCIAITQMLTLDGTRTLVDEPKDLQLVEYRKSSDESSQSISEAANVFVSPSFVDSSSPEGSDQPVDGAVVHQRLDYVRGNGDFGDVVFVSADQDSEGNGEKSSGSCMSSAWSLVDYNWLNMEGEVKGALLRVENGMNVDQKDNSRNVGTPTFCXCPSNGSSLVLAEIHETNEELRCQLEFIELQYQQAIKDISQKREQVIAVAKKSASQRKQFLLH, translated from the exons ATGCTTCCCTTCCTCACATGTAGTATATTTATGCGTTATTTCTTGATTACACCGCCTCTGTTTCTGCCCTTGCCTGTTGTATTGCAGT TTGAAGTTTCCTTCTTATTCATTACATTTTCCTTCTTGATGTTTTGTTCCTGCCGTGTTACCTTCGTTCAAG ACGAAAATCTTGTACATCAATGTCTTGGAGCATTTTTTCTGAGCAATTGGAAAGCAGCGAAGGCTGCATGGGTAACTCGAAACTATGGTTTAGGACCGCAAACAGGTAAACTCaag gacgtaagccagtactctcgcatcttagggtttgggagtgtccggcttat CTACAagggatttgatgaaatcaatgggATTGAGGTAGCTTGGAGCTAGGTTAGGATTGATGACTTCCCGCACTCTCTGGAAAGCTTAGAGAGATTGTACTCAAAAgtcaatattttgaaatctctaaaacatgagaacattatgaaaTTCTATACTTTATGGGTTGATGATAAAAAGAAGACTAATAATATCATCACAGAATTGTTCACCTCTGGCAACTTGAGACA GTACCGCCAAAAACACAGGAAGGCGGATGTGAAAGCAGTGAAGGGATGGGCGAGGCAGATTCTGATGGGGTTGAACTATCTCCATAATCAGAACCGCCCCATCATA CACAGGGATTTGAAGTGTGATAACATTTTCATTAATGGAAACCATGGAGAGGTGAAGATTGTGGATCTTGGGTTGGCAACTGTCATGCAGCGATCCAATGCACGAAGTGTAATTG GGACTCCTGAGTTTATGGCACCAGAACTCTATGAGGAGGATTATAATGAGTTGGTAGATAAATACTCTTTTGGGATGTGCATGCTGGAAATGGTTACCTTTGAGTACCCATATAGTGAATGTTCAAATTCTGCTCAAAAATAC AAAAAAGTTTCTTCT GGAATAAAGCCTGCTGCTCTTTCAAAGGTAAAAGATACAGAAGTGAAAGCTTTTATAGAGAAGTACCTTGTTCCAGCTTCTCAGCAATTACCAGCACGGGACCCTTTAAAGGACCCTTTTCTCTTCTTGGATGTGTCAAATGGAAATCAAGGGAACCATTCTTTGCATTTGCTTGATAGTGGCAAAATCAAAACTAGGTTAGTTGCCTCTGAAGACCATTGTGTTCAATCAAAAGAGTCAAAGAGTAGCATACAGCAAATGCAGTTTGATATGGATGGTGTTGATGATGACAATGAGCCTGCACTTGTCACCGTAATTGAAACTTCCGATGGTAAAGGTTCACACTTGCTAACTTTGGAGGtccgaaagaaaagaaaagat gatggcgACTTAAGATTGAAAGGGGAGAGGAAGGAGACAGGTTCTGTATCATTGAATTTGTGGATTGCTAATTGGGAAG GTAGTGCTAAGAAAGTTGACTTCCTGTTTTACCTGGATGGTGATACTTCTCTTTCACTTGCTGGTGAAATGGTTGAGCAACTTGAACTGACACAGAAGGATGTAAAGTTCATAGCAGGGTTAATTGATTCATTAATTATCAACTTGATACCTGTGTGGAAACCATGCATTGCCATCA ctcag atgTTAACTCTAGATGGAACTcgaactcttgtagatgagcccAAGGATCTGCAGTTGGTTGAGTACAGAAAAAGCTCTGATGAATCTTCTCAGAGTATCTCTGAAGCTGCCAATGTTTTCGTCTCCCCTTCATTTGTTGATTCCAGCTCCCCAGAGGGCTCTGATCAGCCAGTGGACGGTGCTGTGGTCCATCAGAGACTTGATTATGTAAGGGGGAATGGTGATTTTGGGGATGTGGTGTTTGTGTCAGCTGATCAGGATTCTGAGGGAAATGGTGAGAAGTCCTCAGGTTCCTGTATGTCCTCTGCATGGAGCCTTGTGGATTATAATTGGTTAAATATGGAGGGAGAGGTTAAAGGGGCACTATTAAGAGTTGAAAATGGCATGAATGTTGATCAGAAAGACAATAGTCGTAATGTTGGCACGCCAACCTTCTG CTGCCCAAGCAATGGTTCTTCATTGGTTTTGGCTGAGATACATGAAACTAATGAGGAGCTGAGATGCCAGTTGGAATTTATCGAACTGCAGTATCAACAGGCAATAAAGGATATATCTCAGAAAAGAGAACAAGTGATTGCAGTGGCAAAGAAAAGTGCATCTCAGAGGAAGCAATTTTTACTTCATTGA